The Blastococcus sp. HT6-4 genome window below encodes:
- a CDS encoding class I SAM-dependent methyltransferase produces the protein MRNDHWQSFYSGPASERVPLEESTFARWVTERTDGQLPIIDVGFGTARDARFFAMKDHEVVGIDYAAAAVEAAGRRSEEEGWGARFHVVDLSDERSVAGFAAGLDWSRGWNLYARFLVHAITDEARGNLWTLLARVVSAGGQGWLEFRTDKDAAADKVFGEHYRQYLPVALVADELADRGLSVLEQIESQGLAPHKGEDPWVARLRIGSAA, from the coding sequence ATGCGCAACGACCACTGGCAGTCCTTCTACAGCGGCCCCGCGTCGGAGCGGGTCCCCCTGGAGGAGTCGACCTTCGCCCGCTGGGTCACCGAGCGCACGGACGGCCAGCTGCCGATCATCGACGTCGGCTTCGGTACCGCCCGGGATGCCCGCTTCTTCGCCATGAAGGACCACGAGGTCGTCGGGATCGACTACGCCGCCGCCGCCGTGGAAGCCGCCGGCCGGCGGTCCGAGGAGGAGGGCTGGGGCGCGCGGTTCCACGTCGTCGACCTGTCCGACGAGCGGTCGGTGGCCGGCTTCGCCGCCGGCCTCGACTGGAGCCGCGGGTGGAACCTCTACGCGCGCTTCCTGGTGCACGCCATCACCGACGAGGCGCGCGGCAACCTCTGGACGCTCCTGGCCCGGGTCGTCTCGGCCGGCGGCCAGGGCTGGCTCGAGTTCCGCACCGACAAGGACGCGGCCGCCGACAAGGTCTTCGGGGAGCACTACCGGCAGTACCTCCCGGTGGCTCTGGTCGCCGATGAGCTGGCCGATCGCGGGCTGTCGGTGCTCGAGCAGATCGAGAGCCAGGGCCTGGCCCCGCACAAGGGCGAGGACCCGTGGGTGGCCCGCCTGCGGATCGGCTCCGCCGCCTGA
- a CDS encoding SMC family ATPase translates to MRLHHLSVTAFGPFADTVAVDLDEVGRDGLFLLWGPTGAGKTTLLDAVVFALYGRVPGARGEEKRLRSDHADAATRTEVTCELTLGDERLRVVRRPEQQRPKKRGEGWATEQAKLVLSRLTDGGWEPVSTRIDEGSEHLRTRLGLDVHQFCQVVLLPQGDFARFLRAEPEHRAELLRTLFDVDRFARAEDWLAEERAAARERTAAHRAQLSTLLARVAQIAEVEVPEELAPELAGAAPGARVVPWVEEVRATAARRLAAATTQADDAAAEVATVDAALAAARALEERHTRRDQAVRGLTALEQRESDLTPVRAERDAGRRAEPLRDVLRSAGAAALAAERASDALTAAVAGWTPVSGGRDASTTVARELRDQAAEARALLPEVERAAALERSLAALDRDVDELTERCAAGERAVAGFPGRLAEQEDRVARARAAAAELPALRAALDAAAAALAAGRAAEALDGQLTGLREDARSRREAWADAREHWLDLRGRRLDGMAAELAAGLADGEDCPVCGATEHPRPAAHVGARVTAADEDAARARADAEEAAHAGAAARVEAAERELAGLRARAGDLDVAAQAERVAELTARVRDTGEPAAGLAAAEAELQRLADEREAAVTRLAADREDRRARGAERDARAAGLAELTARLATARGEDAALADRVARLTAVADACELVVTAETDELRARALADSARRVAEERAEAAGFDDVLAAADALLEPGRLARLDRELDEHDQRRALLRDRLADPELADLPPRPDIAALEDRCAGGTRRREDAVAALQQARRCTAALADLVGRVTAAELQLAELRDWTDQVTALADLAHGRGANARRMRLQSFVLAARLEQVAEVASRRLLDMSGGRYTFLHSDAQGRHGARGGLGLDVFDEYTGMRRPTKTLSGGESFMASLALALGLADVVTAETGGVRIDTLFVDEGFGTLDAQALDAVMTVLDELRRGGRTVGVISHLEELRTRIPTRLEVIAGRNGSRLAG, encoded by the coding sequence ATGAGGCTGCACCACCTGTCGGTCACCGCCTTCGGGCCCTTCGCCGACACCGTGGCGGTCGACCTGGACGAGGTCGGCCGGGACGGGCTCTTCCTGTTGTGGGGCCCGACCGGCGCGGGCAAGACCACCCTGCTCGACGCGGTGGTCTTCGCCCTCTACGGGCGGGTGCCCGGTGCCCGCGGCGAGGAGAAACGGCTGCGCAGCGACCACGCCGACGCCGCCACCCGGACCGAGGTCACCTGCGAGCTCACCCTCGGCGACGAGCGGCTGCGCGTCGTCCGCCGGCCGGAGCAGCAGCGGCCGAAGAAGCGCGGCGAGGGCTGGGCGACCGAGCAGGCGAAGCTGGTGCTCTCCCGCCTCACCGACGGCGGCTGGGAGCCGGTCAGCACGCGCATCGACGAGGGGTCCGAGCACCTGCGCACCCGGCTCGGGCTCGACGTCCACCAGTTCTGCCAGGTGGTCCTGCTGCCACAGGGCGACTTCGCGCGCTTCCTGCGGGCCGAGCCGGAGCACCGCGCGGAGCTCCTGCGCACCCTCTTCGACGTCGACCGGTTCGCCCGCGCCGAGGACTGGCTGGCCGAGGAGCGCGCCGCGGCCCGGGAGCGGACGGCCGCCCACCGGGCGCAGCTGAGCACCCTGCTGGCGCGGGTGGCCCAGATCGCCGAGGTGGAGGTCCCCGAGGAGCTGGCTCCCGAGCTGGCCGGGGCGGCGCCGGGCGCACGCGTGGTCCCGTGGGTCGAGGAGGTCCGCGCGACGGCGGCCCGCCGGCTGGCGGCCGCGACCACGCAGGCCGACGACGCCGCGGCGGAGGTGGCCACGGTCGACGCCGCGCTGGCCGCCGCCCGCGCCCTGGAGGAGCGGCACACCCGCCGCGACCAGGCCGTGCGCGGGCTGACCGCCCTGGAGCAGCGGGAGTCGGACCTCACACCGGTGCGCGCCGAGCGGGACGCCGGCCGGCGGGCCGAACCACTGCGCGACGTCCTCCGGTCCGCCGGGGCGGCCGCGCTGGCCGCCGAGCGGGCGTCGGATGCGCTGACGGCGGCGGTCGCCGGCTGGACGCCGGTGTCCGGGGGGCGGGACGCGAGCACGACGGTCGCCCGCGAGCTGCGCGACCAGGCGGCCGAGGCCCGCGCGCTGCTGCCGGAGGTCGAGCGCGCCGCTGCGCTCGAACGGTCGCTGGCCGCGCTGGACCGGGACGTCGACGAGCTGACCGAGCGGTGCGCGGCGGGGGAGCGGGCGGTGGCCGGGTTCCCCGGCCGGCTGGCCGAGCAGGAGGACCGCGTCGCGCGGGCGCGCGCCGCCGCCGCCGAGCTGCCGGCGCTGCGTGCCGCCCTCGACGCCGCGGCGGCCGCACTGGCGGCCGGACGGGCGGCCGAGGCGCTGGACGGGCAGCTGACCGGGTTGCGGGAGGACGCGAGGTCGCGTCGGGAGGCCTGGGCGGACGCCCGCGAGCACTGGCTCGACCTGCGCGGCCGGCGGCTCGACGGGATGGCCGCCGAGCTCGCGGCCGGGCTCGCCGACGGCGAGGACTGCCCGGTCTGCGGCGCGACCGAGCACCCCCGTCCCGCGGCGCACGTCGGGGCACGCGTGACGGCGGCCGACGAGGACGCCGCCCGGGCGCGCGCCGACGCGGAGGAGGCCGCGCACGCCGGAGCAGCCGCACGGGTCGAGGCGGCCGAGCGGGAGCTCGCCGGGCTGCGTGCCCGCGCCGGTGACCTGGACGTGGCCGCGCAGGCGGAGCGGGTCGCCGAGCTCACCGCCCGGGTCCGGGACACCGGGGAGCCGGCCGCCGGGCTGGCGGCCGCCGAGGCGGAGCTGCAGCGGCTGGCCGACGAGCGGGAGGCGGCCGTCACCCGGCTGGCCGCCGACCGCGAGGACCGGCGCGCCCGGGGCGCCGAGCGCGACGCCCGGGCGGCCGGGCTGGCGGAGCTGACCGCTCGGCTGGCGACCGCACGGGGCGAGGATGCAGCGCTCGCCGACCGGGTCGCCCGGCTGACCGCGGTGGCGGACGCGTGCGAGCTCGTCGTCACCGCGGAGACCGACGAGCTGCGCGCCCGCGCGCTCGCCGACAGCGCCCGCCGGGTGGCCGAGGAACGGGCGGAGGCCGCCGGCTTCGACGACGTCCTCGCCGCGGCGGACGCCCTGCTCGAGCCCGGCCGGCTGGCCCGGCTGGACCGGGAGCTCGACGAGCACGACCAGCGCCGGGCGCTCCTGCGCGACCGGCTGGCCGACCCGGAGCTGGCCGACCTGCCCCCCCGGCCCGACATCGCCGCGCTGGAGGACCGCTGCGCGGGCGGGACCCGCCGGCGGGAGGATGCGGTCGCCGCGCTGCAGCAGGCGCGCCGCTGCACGGCCGCGCTGGCCGATCTCGTGGGGCGGGTCACCGCCGCGGAGCTGCAGCTGGCCGAGCTGCGCGACTGGACCGACCAGGTCACCGCGCTCGCCGACCTGGCTCACGGCCGCGGTGCGAACGCGCGCCGCATGCGGCTGCAGTCCTTCGTCCTCGCCGCCCGTCTGGAGCAGGTGGCCGAGGTGGCCAGCCGGCGGCTGCTGGACATGTCCGGGGGCCGCTACACCTTCCTGCACAGCGACGCCCAGGGCCGCCACGGCGCCCGCGGTGGCTTGGGGCTCGACGTCTTCGACGAGTACACGGGCATGCGGCGCCCGACCAAGACGCTCTCGGGGGGTGAGAGCTTCATGGCGTCGCTGGCACTGGCGCTGGGGCTCGCCGATGTGGTCACCGCGGAGACCGGCGGCGTCCGGATCGACACGCTGTTCGTCGACGAGGGGTTCGGCACCCTCGACGCGCAGGCGCTGGATGCGGTGATGACGGTGCTGGACGAACTCCGCCGCGGCGGGCGCACGGTGGGTGTGATCAGCCACCTCGAGGAGCTGCGCACCCGCATTCCCACGCGGCTCGAGGTCATCGCCGGCAGGAACGGTTCCCGACTCGCCGGCTGA
- a CDS encoding exonuclease SbcCD subunit D C-terminal domain-containing protein, whose translation MRLLHTSDWHIGRTLHGTDLLAEQEAVLGGLAAVVAEERVDVVVVAGDVYDRAVPSADATGVLDRVIGRLLATGARVVLTPGNHDSARRLGTFSGLLSAAGLHVRAVTARLDEPVLLADEHGEVAIYGIPFLEPEVARHELAVPGARGHEAVLQEAMDRVRADLFLRPGARSVVLAHAFVGGGVASDSERDICVGGVDLVPGRIFDGVDYVALGHLHRPQTLSPRLRYSGSPLAYSFGEAGQQKQAWLVDLDAGGLAGVRALPLPTPRALSVLTGTLDELLADPAHAAAEEHFVSARLTDPVRPADPMRRLQARFPFCVHLDWAGAGATAEAGSYQERMRGRSALDVAGEFVSHVRGVPASPAERELLARALGAADRAEAAR comes from the coding sequence ATGCGGCTGCTGCACACCTCCGACTGGCACATCGGCCGCACCCTGCACGGCACCGACCTGCTGGCCGAGCAGGAGGCGGTGCTCGGCGGGCTGGCCGCGGTGGTCGCCGAGGAACGGGTCGACGTCGTGGTCGTGGCCGGCGACGTCTACGACCGGGCGGTCCCGTCCGCGGACGCGACCGGCGTCCTCGACCGGGTGATCGGGCGGCTGCTGGCCACCGGCGCCCGCGTCGTCCTCACGCCGGGCAACCACGACTCCGCCCGCCGGCTGGGCACCTTCTCGGGCCTGCTCAGCGCCGCCGGGCTGCACGTCCGGGCGGTGACCGCGCGTCTGGACGAGCCCGTGCTGCTGGCCGACGAGCACGGCGAGGTGGCGATCTACGGCATCCCGTTCCTGGAGCCCGAGGTGGCCCGGCACGAGCTCGCCGTCCCCGGGGCGCGCGGGCACGAGGCGGTGCTGCAGGAGGCGATGGACCGGGTACGGGCCGACCTCTTCCTCCGGCCGGGGGCGCGCTCGGTGGTGCTGGCGCACGCCTTCGTCGGCGGCGGGGTGGCCAGCGACAGCGAGCGCGACATCTGCGTCGGCGGGGTCGACCTGGTGCCCGGCCGGATCTTCGACGGCGTCGACTACGTGGCGCTCGGGCACCTGCACCGTCCCCAGACGCTCAGCCCGCGGTTGCGCTACAGCGGGTCGCCGCTGGCCTACTCCTTCGGCGAGGCGGGCCAGCAGAAGCAGGCCTGGCTGGTCGATCTGGACGCCGGCGGACTGGCCGGGGTGCGCGCCCTGCCGCTGCCCACCCCGCGTGCGCTCAGCGTGCTCACCGGCACCCTCGACGAACTGCTCGCCGACCCCGCCCACGCCGCGGCCGAGGAGCACTTCGTCTCCGCGCGGCTCACCGATCCGGTCCGCCCGGCCGATCCCATGCGCCGGCTGCAGGCCCGGTTCCCCTTCTGCGTGCACCTGGACTGGGCCGGTGCCGGGGCGACGGCCGAGGCGGGGAGCTACCAGGAACGCATGCGGGGGCGCAGCGCCCTGGACGTCGCGGGGGAGTTCGTCAGCCACGTGCGCGGGGTGCCGGCCAGCCCGGCCGAACGGGAACTGCTCGCCCGGGCCCTCGGTGCCGCCGATCGCGCCGAGGCGGCGCGATGA
- a CDS encoding PH domain-containing protein — translation MPYPDKLLADDEEVVRHLHPHWLTVLRPVVVLLLVVGGVSFGAALVPAGPQQGMIRLGLVLVAALVLLVLVVVPLLRWRSTHYVVTTHRLLFREGILARRGRDLGLSRITDVSYTQTLWERVVGSGTVTIETAGDSGATVLRRIPDSDGVQQLLNHMIEEDADRRAQENAGYMRGDDGSAPGGWYSTAVL, via the coding sequence GTGCCCTACCCGGACAAGCTGCTCGCCGATGACGAAGAGGTCGTACGCCACCTGCACCCGCACTGGCTGACGGTCCTGCGACCGGTCGTCGTCCTCCTGCTGGTCGTGGGTGGCGTCTCCTTCGGGGCCGCCCTCGTGCCGGCCGGCCCGCAGCAGGGGATGATCCGGCTCGGGCTCGTCCTGGTGGCGGCGCTGGTGCTGCTGGTGCTCGTCGTCGTCCCGCTGCTGCGCTGGCGGTCGACGCACTACGTCGTCACCACCCACCGGCTGCTCTTCCGCGAGGGGATCCTCGCCCGCCGGGGCCGCGACCTCGGGCTGTCGCGGATCACCGACGTCTCCTACACCCAGACGCTGTGGGAGCGGGTCGTCGGGTCGGGCACGGTCACGATCGAGACCGCCGGCGACAGCGGCGCGACCGTGCTGCGGCGGATCCCCGACAGCGACGGCGTGCAGCAGCTGCTCAACCACATGATCGAGGAGGACGCCGACCGGCGGGCGCAGGAGAACGCCGGCTACATGCGCGGCGACGACGGCTCCGCGCCCGGCGGCTGGTACTCGACGGCGGTCCTCTGA
- a CDS encoding biotin--[acetyl-CoA-carboxylase] ligase, which yields MPDTPSSRWSDLDRPRLDAAALEAALTRDSDLWRSVEVAPELGSTNAELVERAGRDDAPEGTVLVAEHQVTGRGRLDRVWTSPPRAGITVSFLLRPDVPSARRGWLPLLTGVALAESVREVTGVLASVKWPNDLLARDGRKLAGILAQSAGGAVVVGVGLNVSTTAAELPDTGTSLSVVTGATVDRGPVLLAFLRAVERRYRGWVEAMGDPVVSRLARDYLAWSSTIGSTVEVTLPDGSALVGTARAIDWDGRLVVDGPEGTVELASGDVRHVRTRAGER from the coding sequence GTGCCCGACACGCCCTCGTCCCGATGGTCGGATCTGGACCGTCCCCGACTCGACGCCGCCGCCCTGGAGGCGGCGCTCACCCGCGACAGCGACCTGTGGCGGTCGGTGGAGGTGGCGCCCGAGCTCGGTTCCACGAACGCCGAGCTGGTGGAGCGGGCCGGCCGCGACGACGCCCCGGAGGGCACGGTGCTGGTGGCCGAGCACCAGGTGACCGGGCGCGGGCGGCTGGACCGGGTCTGGACGTCCCCGCCGCGGGCCGGGATCACGGTGTCGTTCCTGCTCCGTCCCGACGTGCCCTCCGCCCGGCGCGGATGGCTGCCGCTGCTGACCGGGGTGGCGCTGGCCGAGTCGGTGCGCGAGGTCACCGGCGTCCTGGCCTCCGTGAAGTGGCCCAACGACCTGCTGGCCCGGGACGGGCGCAAGCTGGCCGGGATCCTGGCCCAGAGCGCCGGCGGCGCTGTCGTCGTGGGGGTCGGGCTCAACGTGTCGACGACGGCCGCCGAGCTGCCGGACACCGGCACCTCGCTGTCGGTCGTCACCGGCGCGACGGTCGACCGGGGCCCGGTGCTGCTGGCCTTCCTGCGGGCGGTCGAGCGGCGGTACCGGGGCTGGGTCGAGGCGATGGGTGACCCGGTGGTCTCCCGGCTCGCGCGGGACTACCTGGCCTGGTCGTCGACGATCGGCAGCACCGTGGAGGTGACGCTCCCCGACGGCTCGGCGCTGGTGGGGACGGCGCGGGCGATCGACTGGGACGGCCGGCTGGTCGTCGACGGGCCGGAGGGGACCGTGGAGCTGGCCAGCGGCGACGTCCGACACGTCCGGACACGCGCCGGGGAGCGCTGA
- a CDS encoding acyl-CoA carboxylase subunit beta produces the protein MSAAELENAGEHVPDDVDIHTTAGKLADFRRRVEEAVHAGSERAVEKQHAAGKMTARERIEALLDPGSFTEFDEFARHRSTNFGMAAKRPFGDGVVTGYGTVDGRPIAIFSQDVTVFGGSLGEVYGEKIVKVQDFAIANGCPLVGINEGGGARIQEGVVSLGLYGEIFRRNVHASGVIPQISLVMGAAAGGHVYSPALTDFIVMVDKTSQMFITGPDVVKTVTGEDVTLEELGGARTHNTKSGVAHYLAEDETDALDYVKALLSYLPSNNLDPLPALDVPPADVVLPGALTDSDLELDTFIPDSPNTPYDMHAVIEHVLDDGEFLEVQPLFAPNILIGYGRVEGRPVGVVANQPTQFAGTLDIDASEKAARFVRTCDAFNIPVLTFVDVPGFLPGTSQEWEGIIRRGAKLIYAYAEATVPKVTVITRKAYGGAYDVMGSKHLGADVNLAWPTAQIAVVGAQGAVGILYRKELAAADDPEARRAELIAEYEDTLANPYIAADRGYVDAVIPPSQTRVQVTKALRVLANKRQTLPPKKHGNIPL, from the coding sequence GTGAGCGCCGCCGAACTCGAGAACGCCGGGGAGCACGTCCCCGACGACGTCGACATCCACACGACCGCCGGGAAGCTCGCCGACTTCCGGCGGCGCGTCGAGGAAGCCGTCCACGCCGGCTCGGAGCGTGCCGTCGAGAAGCAGCACGCCGCGGGGAAGATGACCGCCCGCGAGCGGATCGAGGCCCTGCTCGACCCGGGCTCGTTCACCGAGTTCGACGAGTTCGCCCGGCACCGCTCCACCAACTTCGGCATGGCCGCCAAGCGCCCCTTCGGGGACGGCGTCGTCACCGGGTACGGCACGGTCGACGGCCGGCCGATCGCGATCTTCTCCCAGGACGTCACCGTCTTCGGCGGCAGCCTCGGAGAGGTGTACGGCGAGAAGATCGTCAAGGTCCAGGACTTCGCCATCGCGAACGGCTGCCCCCTCGTCGGCATCAACGAAGGTGGCGGCGCGCGGATCCAGGAGGGCGTGGTCTCCCTCGGCCTGTACGGGGAGATCTTCCGGCGCAACGTGCACGCCTCCGGCGTGATCCCGCAGATCTCCCTGGTCATGGGGGCGGCCGCGGGCGGACACGTCTACTCCCCCGCCCTCACCGACTTCATCGTGATGGTCGACAAGACCAGCCAGATGTTCATCACCGGACCCGACGTCGTGAAGACGGTCACCGGCGAGGACGTCACGCTCGAGGAGCTCGGCGGCGCACGGACGCACAACACCAAGTCCGGGGTCGCGCACTACCTGGCCGAGGACGAGACCGACGCGCTCGACTACGTCAAGGCGCTGCTGTCCTACCTGCCGAGCAACAACCTGGACCCGCTGCCGGCGCTCGACGTGCCCCCGGCCGACGTCGTGCTGCCCGGCGCCCTCACCGACTCCGACCTCGAGCTCGACACGTTCATCCCCGACTCGCCGAACACGCCCTACGACATGCACGCCGTCATCGAGCACGTGCTCGACGACGGCGAGTTCCTCGAGGTGCAGCCGCTGTTCGCGCCGAACATCCTGATCGGCTACGGCCGCGTCGAGGGGCGGCCGGTCGGCGTCGTGGCCAACCAGCCGACCCAGTTCGCCGGCACGCTGGACATCGACGCCAGCGAGAAGGCCGCCCGGTTCGTGCGCACCTGCGACGCCTTCAACATCCCGGTGCTCACGTTCGTCGACGTCCCCGGCTTCCTCCCGGGCACCTCCCAGGAGTGGGAGGGCATCATCCGCCGCGGCGCCAAGCTCATCTACGCCTACGCCGAGGCCACCGTCCCGAAGGTCACCGTCATCACCCGCAAGGCCTACGGCGGCGCCTACGACGTCATGGGCTCCAAGCACCTGGGCGCGGACGTGAACCTGGCCTGGCCGACCGCGCAGATCGCCGTCGTCGGGGCGCAGGGCGCGGTCGGCATCCTCTACCGCAAGGAGCTCGCCGCCGCCGACGACCCGGAGGCCCGCCGGGCGGAGCTGATCGCGGAGTACGAGGACACCCTCGCCAACCCCTACATCGCCGCCGACCGCGGGTACGTCGACGCGGTCATCCCGCCGTCGCAGACCCGCGTGCAGGTGACCAAGGCGCTGCGGGTGCTGGCGAACAAGCGCCAGACCCTGCCGCCCAAGAAGCACGGGAACATCCCGCTGTGA
- a CDS encoding acyl-CoA carboxylase subunit epsilon — MSEDVRPLLRVVRGEPTAEELAALTVVVATMSQRRTRRRPTPVGAWASYGDAHRGALRTGPGGWRAAGRFA, encoded by the coding sequence GTGAGCGAGGACGTCCGTCCGCTGCTGCGCGTCGTCAGGGGCGAGCCGACGGCCGAGGAGCTCGCGGCGCTGACCGTCGTCGTCGCCACGATGTCGCAGCGCCGCACCCGCCGCCGCCCCACGCCGGTCGGCGCCTGGGCGTCCTACGGCGACGCGCACCGGGGTGCCCTCCGCACCGGCCCCGGTGGCTGGCGGGCCGCGGGGCGGTTCGCGTGA
- a CDS encoding nucleoside triphosphate pyrophosphatase, producing MTAHRRLVLASASPARLSLLRQAGLSPEVVVSDVDESAHSAPRVAETVALLAAAKAADVAKRETDALVIGADSLLEFGGKPQGKPADAAEARDRWRRMAGRSGVLHTGQALFDVRDGAVVSRDIAVASTVVYFATPTPPEVEAYLATGEPLAVAGAFTLDGLGAPFVRRVEGDPAAVVGLSLTVLRTQLGKRGLAITELWRR from the coding sequence GTGACCGCGCACCGCCGGCTGGTGCTGGCCTCGGCGTCGCCGGCCCGGCTCTCCCTGCTCCGCCAGGCCGGCCTCTCGCCCGAGGTCGTGGTCAGCGACGTGGACGAGTCGGCCCACTCCGCACCGCGCGTCGCCGAGACGGTCGCCCTGCTGGCCGCCGCCAAGGCCGCGGACGTCGCCAAGCGGGAGACCGACGCCCTGGTCATCGGCGCGGACTCGCTGCTGGAGTTCGGCGGGAAGCCGCAGGGCAAGCCGGCCGACGCCGCCGAGGCCCGCGATCGATGGCGTCGGATGGCCGGGCGCTCGGGCGTCCTGCACACCGGGCAGGCGCTGTTCGACGTCCGGGACGGCGCGGTGGTCAGCCGGGACATCGCGGTGGCCTCCACCGTCGTCTACTTCGCCACGCCCACACCGCCGGAGGTGGAGGCCTACCTCGCCACGGGTGAGCCGCTGGCCGTGGCGGGCGCGTTCACCCTCGACGGGCTCGGTGCGCCCTTCGTGCGCCGCGTCGAGGGCGACCCGGCCGCCGTGGTGGGGCTCTCGCTGACGGTCCTCCGGACCCAGCTGGGCAAGCGCGGGCTCGCCATCACCGAGCTCTGGCGCCGCTGA
- a CDS encoding biotin carboxylase N-terminal domain-containing protein: protein MQKVLIANRGEIAVRVARACRDAGLTSVAVYAEPDRDALHVRVADEAFALGGSTPGDSYLVIEKILDAAARSGADAVHPGYGFLSENADFAQAVLDAGLTWIGPSPQAIIDLGDKVAARHIATKAGAPLVPGTRDPVGGADEVVAFAREHGLPVAIKAAFGGGGRGLKVARTLEEIPELFDSAVREAVSAFGRGECFVERFLDKPRHVEAQVLADTHGNVIVVGTRDCSLQRRNQKLVEEAPAPFLTHEQRARIHSSAKAICKEAGYHGAGTVEYLVGVDGSISFLEVNTRLQVEHPVSEETSGIDLVRQQFRIADGLPLEITEDPEPRGHSIEFRINAEDAGRNFMPAPGPVDRLEIPQGPGVRWDSGVETGGEVAGAFDSMLAKLIVTGATREEALQRARRALDELIVEGMPTVIPFHRAVVRDEAFTSEPFTVHTRWIETEWDNQVQPYDAAPAGQDEDAPRQTVVVEVGGRRLEVSLPAGLAAGGGGAAPGAAAKPRKRGGGGGGSAASGDSLTSPMQGTIVKVAVEDGATVEAGDLVVVLEAMKMEQPITAHKAGVVSGLAAEVGATVTSGAVLCTIADAG, encoded by the coding sequence GTGCAGAAGGTCCTCATCGCCAACCGCGGCGAGATCGCGGTCCGCGTGGCGCGTGCCTGCAGGGACGCGGGTCTGACCAGCGTGGCCGTGTACGCCGAGCCCGACCGCGACGCCCTGCACGTCCGCGTCGCCGACGAGGCGTTCGCCCTGGGCGGCAGCACGCCGGGCGACTCCTACCTCGTCATCGAGAAGATCCTGGACGCCGCGGCGCGGTCCGGGGCCGACGCGGTCCACCCGGGCTACGGCTTCCTGTCGGAGAACGCCGACTTCGCACAGGCCGTGCTCGACGCCGGGCTCACCTGGATCGGCCCGTCGCCGCAGGCGATCATCGACCTCGGGGACAAGGTCGCCGCCCGGCACATCGCCACGAAGGCCGGCGCTCCGCTGGTGCCGGGCACCAGGGACCCGGTCGGCGGCGCCGACGAGGTCGTCGCCTTCGCGCGGGAGCACGGGCTGCCGGTGGCCATCAAGGCGGCCTTCGGCGGTGGCGGGCGCGGGCTCAAGGTGGCGCGCACCCTCGAGGAGATCCCGGAGCTGTTCGACTCCGCCGTCCGCGAGGCGGTCTCCGCCTTCGGCCGCGGGGAGTGCTTCGTCGAGCGCTTCCTGGACAAGCCGCGGCACGTCGAGGCGCAGGTGCTGGCCGACACCCACGGCAACGTGATCGTGGTCGGCACCCGCGACTGCTCGCTGCAGCGGCGCAACCAGAAGCTGGTCGAGGAGGCGCCCGCGCCGTTCCTCACCCACGAGCAGCGCGCCCGCATCCACTCCTCGGCCAAGGCCATCTGCAAGGAGGCCGGTTACCACGGCGCCGGGACGGTCGAGTACCTCGTGGGCGTCGACGGCTCGATCTCCTTCCTCGAGGTCAACACCCGGCTGCAGGTCGAGCACCCGGTCTCCGAGGAGACCTCGGGCATCGACCTGGTGCGCCAGCAGTTCCGCATCGCCGACGGCCTCCCCCTCGAGATCACCGAGGACCCGGAGCCGCGGGGCCACAGCATCGAGTTCCGGATCAACGCCGAGGACGCCGGCCGCAACTTCATGCCGGCCCCCGGTCCGGTGGACCGCCTGGAGATCCCGCAGGGGCCGGGTGTGCGCTGGGACTCCGGCGTGGAGACCGGCGGCGAGGTGGCCGGCGCGTTCGACTCGATGCTGGCCAAGCTGATCGTCACCGGCGCCACCCGCGAGGAGGCGCTGCAGCGGGCCCGCCGCGCGCTGGACGAGCTGATCGTCGAGGGGATGCCCACGGTCATCCCGTTCCACCGGGCCGTCGTCCGTGACGAGGCGTTCACCAGCGAGCCGTTCACGGTGCACACGCGCTGGATCGAGACCGAGTGGGACAACCAGGTCCAGCCCTACGACGCCGCCCCGGCCGGGCAGGACGAGGACGCACCTCGGCAGACGGTCGTCGTCGAGGTCGGTGGCCGCCGGCTCGAGGTCTCCCTGCCCGCCGGGCTCGCCGCCGGTGGCGGCGGCGCGGCGCCGGGCGCCGCGGCCAAGCCCCGCAAGCGCGGCGGCGGCGGTGGCGGTTCGGCCGCCTCCGGTGACTCCCTCACCTCGCCCATGCAGGGCACCATCGTCAAGGTGGCCGTCGAGGACGGCGCCACCGTCGAGGCCGGCGACCTGGTCGTCGTCCTCGAGGCGATGAAGATGGAGCAGCCGATCACCGCGCACAAGGCGGGTGTCGTCTCGGGCCTCGCCGCGGAGGTCGGCGCGACCGTCACCAGCGGTGCGGTCCTCTGCACCATCGCCGACGCGGGTTAG